Genomic window (Rosa chinensis cultivar Old Blush chromosome 6, RchiOBHm-V2, whole genome shotgun sequence):
TGTTCTTCATGGAAATGTCCCTCAACTTCACTAGAGACGGCTAATAAGCCCAAAATAAAATTCCTTGCAACCAGTAATGCGCTACTTGCTTCTGTACTAGTGCAAGTACACTAGAAGGGCAAAAATCTTGATATGTTAGTATGGTATTTGAGACACATGAGTGTGAAAATGTCCTCAAACACCAGATTCCTAGAAGCATTTCCTCCCATAAATCCAGGCCTTGTCTTTGAATGATTACAAATTGCAGTTTCATGCTCCCTTTCACCTACATTAACTAAGTCCAGTTTCGTGCATTGAAACACAAACTTCATTTTCTCAACTTCGGCGACAACACCtataaaattaaaagtagaAATAAGAAGGAGAAATAGCTAGACCACTAAAgacaagaaagaaacaaaagagtCAGGAAAGGaaacagggaaaaaaaaaagagactttccaacataaaaaagaaaggaaaattccTCAATTTGGACACCATGCCAGCAAATTTCCCATTTAGCCATAACAATAATTTTTTACATATAATGGTATCGATTTGTTGTTAACTATTTTATTTGGCTTATACATGTACGATTGGATTGGAGGAAAATGGTTTGCTGTTTGTGGCAGAAAGTAAGTTTGCATTTTGGTTTGGGTGCCCTTGATTCTGATCAAGAAAGCTTTGTTGGTTCATCATTTACAGTTGGAAGAGACGAGGAAGACAGAGACATCGTGTCAAATCCTAGCTGGGTTATGTATGAATGTGGTCAGGAAAGGGTATAGTGatcaatctaaaaaaaaaaaaaaaaattgaaatcctTAGGGATAAATGTCACCAAATGTCCCAAGTTCAGGACCCAAAATAAATATCTGTGATTGTTCATTAtgattgaaataagaaaaagagaatTCTAGTTTCTTGGGACACACTCCAGTTTTGTGTAATGGCCTAAGTTCCAGATGTATGGATCAAAAACCTCGGGCAAAAAAGCACTTGTTATTTAGTTACATACCAcacccaaatatatatatatcaagcaacatattttcttctttataaGATTACGTAAGAACAGAAAATTTAAGtaccttattttattttactttttttttccttttctttttgagaaaAGAAATACCTTGCATAGAAGGACAAACAGGTACATGGGCTGTGGACAAGAAGTTCACAGCTGAAaagaaggtaaaaaaaaaaaaacagcataaaaacaaagaacaggaagaaaaaaaaacatcagaTAAACAAGACTAGCTACAGTAGTCTTCCAATTTTTAAGTACACAATAAATCCAAAAAaggaattattttccaaatataATGAACACAATAAAATTTAAAACTTACCCAGATCCTTTTTGGACTTGCAACATGTGCAAGGAGCTTAGTATCTCACCCTCAAGAGAACATCTTTTTGCTTTCATTGGAGCCTCTAACTTGTAATCCCCAACTGTGGTTGTAAAACCTATACAAGTAAAGATGACTAGATGAGAATTGATTTGAAATCCACCCCTTAATGCATTATGAGTAGTATGACGGTATAAATATACATTATGTAAAAACTACCAGTTTGACGCATGCTTCGTATGTACCAAATGACATTTTTATTTGAACAGAAAGAAGCacataaaagataaaaagaCAGAAACGAGATGTAATAATCaattagaagtagaaaaaaaaTAGTGCCACTTGCGTATTTCATCTTTTACACACACAGACCTTCTGTACTAGGGTTGACCTTACTTTAGAAAAAGTGCAATTATCTTCACCATAGTGACCAGAGAACAGATTAATGAATCAAAACTGGTCTTCTTTACATCATTCTTCTAtggttcaccctacaaataatCAACGGACTTTAGATATAGGtccttgattttcaattttttagatTGATATACACTACTGACCAAATAAAAAAAGTGTTAGATTGGTGCAACTCAGATCAGGAACCAGACTGacaaatttttaattcaaaTTTGGAATCTGAAATTGATGACTCATCAGTAAAATGGATTTTCAAAATGTTCTAgtattttggaaaataataacTATTTTAGTAATTTTATAACAACATGACAAAAATGTACAAAAAACACTACCATaagaaaataaatcagaaaTATGGTATTGATAAATATTGAAAGTAACGTGGTATAGATTAGTTACCTCGATCATCATATAGACATTCACCATACAGTCCATTCCTTCTGTTATCAATTAGATTTAACAAATTCCCATTGCCGTTATCAGCAACAAGACCAAATAGTAGGACCTTAAAGGGTTCATGGACCTTAAAGGGTTCATAGGGATGCATGCGCTTTTCTTTGACTAGTGCTTGGTAAGTTCTAACCGCATGAGCATCGACTGCCTCCATAGTTAGAAAGTAATCAAAACAACTGCGAAATCCCTTTACTGCTCTAATGAATCGCAGCTGGGCATTCTGAAAGAGGAACAAAACATGAAGAATTAGCCACTTTGAAGAAAGCAATTGAAAAAGGAACAAGATTTGTTAAAACATTTGAGAAAGGAATGAGGTTTGTGATGCATGAGCATCTAAACGGTTGTCCTCTAGTTTctacttttttccttttcttcctgtTCAAATGAATTTCACAGAAGACAATAATATGCTCCGAGTCCTAATCGTTTTAAAGAATTTGGAGAGCAAGTACATATTTGGGGAATGCCATCCTCTTCCCTCTGAGGTTTTTCTTGATATCACTAAAAAAAATTCCAGGAATTGCAGGGCaagtatatatatgttgaatgtTGGAGCTAGTATAAAATAGCTAGCCAGTAAATAATAGCTTGTTAAGAGTCTGCATAGAAGTTGTTATAGTATTATTCAGAAATTACAGAAAAAAGTTGTCTTCAGATTGTTAATCTAGAACTCACTTATCTATGTCTCATCTCTAATTCTGCAAGTGTTTTTCATTGCTAGAATTCTGTTTCCTACTGTGACAGTCTGCATCATCAGGATTCGTAGATGCTATTATGAACTGAAAAGAGCATTTTGATAACCAGCATGTGATACATCTAGGAAGCAAGCATTAGTGCATCTAGCTAGCTTTTATCACTAGAATTTAATTGATGGTTCAAACCTTTTGCTTGTTGAATTCTGCCACCGCAAAAGCAGCAGTAGCTGTAATCTGGGGATCATCATCCATCAGTCTCCGATGGGTTGATTCGGGTGGGTCAAACGTTACAAGAGGAGACAGCAGCTGAGTCCACAATTGACCATAGGTGAATTGTTTGTTGGGAGTCCAGTCAGTCCACAATTCTTTACAGGTGGGTAATGAGAATTTCCGCAGGAGGCTTCGAATGCAAGGGTCAGGGTGCAACCAGGGCTTGTGTTCTTGGTGCCCAGAATTAAGATTGTTTGAGGCTTTAATAACGTTGTCTGCTATTGATCTTCTATTAACCGCAATTAAGTTATTCCTCAGCTTTCCAAGCACAGGCACAAGACCCATCATCTATCCTGCTCTGCATCAAAACACTATAATCTCTACTGAATAATGGAAAACTGCGTACTCTACTGCTCATACCAATTACTTGGTGTTGTTATATGTTACTTGGTTTTGATCGCGAAAATTGGGGTCATTTATGACATTTAAATATATGTGCCAGCGCATTGGAGTCCCCAACAAACTCTACTTATGTACTTTATCGATAACACTCTACTTAGGTACCAGGCCAGgagctttgtttttttcttgaGAAGATGTACTTTGGAACTTTAGTTCCGGTCCCGGAAAACGGCCAACTTCACTCGTTCGGTTCTCCTTTTGCGTGTTTCATCCCCGTGAGGTTCCAAaggtaagaaaaaaataaattcaatcTTCCTCTTGACTTGAGTGATGCTTTTTGGGGCTCGGCAGGTTAGATCCGCCGGAGTCGGTGAATTCACTGCCGGCCGGGCTTGGATCTATTTGGGTCTGGTTCGGGTCGGGTTATTGGCGAATTGGGTTCTCAGGCCTATAGTTTCTTTCTGTCCAGGCAGTGTCCTTAACTATTACAATTAGTAGCTGTTGCCGTTGAATTCGATACTCCTGGATCAGAAATTGTCCGTCGCATGAAGCTTAGTCCATAGGAGTTTGGTGTGTTCTTAATCGTTTGTTTCAATTATCCTCACTCTATAAAAGTTTTCCCCTGACATTAGGTACTGATTGCCCGACTTATGTTACAGGGACAAAGTAATCTTATGGCTATTCGTTCTGTGCTCGGAAAGCTGCCCAAGATTTGTGAATATGAAAGACTTATGATTGGGACATATGAAGGTATCAAACGTAATAAAGCCCTTACTGCTCTTTGTCCTTTTCGGGTCCATGAAAATCATGTTCCCGTGCCGGTGAAAGACCAGATTAAGACACAGGTAGGCGATCAGATATAGTTGGATTGATCGTTATTAGTATCTTGTTCTAGATTGATTGTATCAGTATTTTGCTGCAGTACCGCCTCCCTCCCTTTTctcactttttgttttgtttttgctttttgtatGTGAATCCTATTCATTCTCTTTGATGTTTGAATAGGGATTGATTTATCACATGGAGTTGGGAGGACTGGGGCCTGCACGTTTTGCCGTCGAAGAGTTCAACAAGCAAAAGGTATCCATGTTCCATTCACATCCATCAATTATTTGGAAATACTAAAAAGATCGGAACAAAGAAGCAACCTCGAGACTTCTCATACTGTCAAAATGCAGACATCTcttatttattcatttattgGTGTTCTTATTAATGCTCTTAGTTTTTACATTTTTGAACCTGTTTCTCAGAGCTGCACTCCGAACTGGCCCATTATGTAGAAATAGAGCCAAAAAACTCTAGCAAATAGCTAGATAGATACCCAGGGCTCAAACCCCATGCCATGATTCTACCATACCCAATATGACTAGATTAATGCAATGCATATTTTGTTGCGTCTTTCAAAATTCAGACTAATGGAGTGTGGAGTGGTTCTGGATGTACATTTAAGCATAAATACTAATGCTAAATCTATCTGCTTTGTTTTTTGCTTTAAATATTTTTCGTACAGAAATCCCAACTGCAGTTTGTGAGAGTGGTCAAGTTTTTGAGAGTGGATAGAAGCTGCAGAATGAACCTGCAGCGTTGGGATTTAAATTCTTGTCATTGTTTGTATGCTCTAATATTGGAGGCAATTGATGCTGCCGGCGTGGTCAAATTCTACCAAGCATGCGTTAGGCTTCATGACTTAACTGAGGGCTTGTGGTTGGAAGAATTCTTGGTTTTCTCTGATAATGGAGACGAGCGTATGCGACTATATCATCACCTAGGTAACTATACATCCATGGCGTATAAGGCATGTTGCTTTGATTATGTATATTATAAGAGACTAAATGTCATGAGTCCCTGTGATGGGGGTCATGAGTCCCTGTCATAAGTGAGCGCCGTCACCAAGTCCAAATCCATAATTTGCACATTCTTTAAATTTATTCTGCCTACCTATGTCCCTTCTAACTGAAGTTAAGACGGAATTGTCAGATTTTAACTAAACTCGTTGACGAGAGCTCAGCAATATGGTTGATAACTGTCACATGTGATTTTTACATAGTGTTTCAGTGATGTGATTATTACGTGTGAAATTTACTATTGTCATCATTGCCCTATGTGATTATTACGTGTTTAGATTGATATTCATCAGTTCATATGCTTGAAACAGACAACTTTTATGCTGGATTACACGACGAGCATATCATACCTGGCAAAGGTGAAGTTGCAGCTTGACTACTTAATGCAAGGGAGCAATGTAACAAATTTGAATTATTATCGTGTGGCTGTTAATTCCCTCCTAATACTGATTATGTGGCGAAGATTATTGTTTCCTACCACATGATTTATGCTTTCTATCCTAACATAGGGGTGGCATACATAGGGCAGGTAAGTTTGGGCTCCAAAGTCCAACCCACTAATCAACCCAAAAGTAGTGGGTTGGAACGGTAAACTAGTTGGAAGTGATATACATATGGcttgaaaaacaaaaccataTTCATTATCATATATTCCTTCAAAATGGTGTACTCGTTTTTTCCATCATCTTTATTGTAGTGTGTTTGCCTTCTTAAATTCAGTGTCTTCTATTGCTTCATAGGCTTATAATCCCCTTTAGAATGTAAACAAGAATGAATTATATGCTCGCTGAATGAGTGaatgtgtttgtgtttttttaaATGTACCGAGCTTAGATGAGAGCAATTTTGTATATGGGCTGGGCACCTGAGCAATGTGTTTGTATTTGGTAGCTTCCACCAACGTTCGAGTTGTTTTCTTTGGCTAATAGTCTCAAAAAAGTTTGAAAATGACATTTTTGATGAAAATTTTGTGACCAAATTTGACAAAATTAAGTCCATATGACACATTTACTGCATGCTTTCAAGGTGTTTGATGTTTTCATACGCGCGTATTTTTCATCAATTTTCCGACTTTAGATTCCCAATGAAGTGCTCAACTGCTCATGAAAAAGTACTTCATTACAGTAATCGGCCCAAAAAAAACTCATGGTCCAATTGTAACAGTAGCATAATTACAGGCCGATGAATGCACATTCAAAGGAAGCCTACGATCCTAAGCTGATTGATATCTCAGAATCTCAGATATATATAGTACTGCACACACTATCGATGCATTGCATAATTTATCACCACCGTTTACTTGCCGGTTCTAATCTCTTCACTTAATGTAGGCAGAATAATCTCATCAgctcttgttcttgttttcaaTATCTCAAAAAGGCTGGTATGAAATTATCAACATCCTTGTAACGGCAGTAACCTATAACAGTAGACATGGAAATTCAGATATTAAGTACGAATCAATTGAGTAGACTAAGATGAATAATCAACTTACACAAGCAATATGCACATTACTGAATGAGGTATGTAATGATGATAATCAAAGCAAATGCCATAAAAGAATCACCAACAAGAATAAAAGCATGCTGTACGAAGTTACCTTGCTGGTTTGCTGTAATAATATCTTCAGATACCAAAATCTCTTTTGTGCATTCTTCATGCCTCTTATCAATTAGTATTGACAGTCTCCCACTATCAACGACATGGCCAAACAAATTGAGCCGGGAATTGGGATGCGTAATCTTCTTTTTACCTGGCAAAAACAGTTCTGCTTGGTAAATTTTCATCACACCAGCCTCAGCTGCCTGCAATGTTAGATAAAAGAAATCCTCCCGCAGCAGCTTGCTTCCGCTCACCACTCTTACAAACTGCAGTTCAGCATTCTAAAAGAGAAACCAGAACTTTAGATTTAGTAGATATATGAAAAATCTACAGTAAGAAACTCATTCTCCACAGCAGGGTTAAATTATTCTAGAAACAGATCAAAAATGTTAAATGGAATGCTTGCATATAGacattatttttataaatcagTCATAATAATCAAACAGAGAAGCTAAAGCATGAGGTATAATAGCATGCTGCTTTTACGAATTCAGGATGTTTTCCATTCAAACCTTTTCCTCGTTGAACATTTTCACTGCCCAATGTCCAAATCTTTGCATCTGGTCATTATTTGATAAGTCATACGCAGGTTCGATATGACATAGTTTGATACATGAGTTATTAGAACAATTAAGTCCCTGTTCAAAGACAGAAAAGTGAGAGTGTGAGACAGTCCTCTTGAACAAGAGGCTAACATTGAACAATAAAAGGCAGATGGTGGTCCTCGCCCAACATCATATGTTATACATGGACATGAAGGTAATAAGTAAAACCATTGGCTTGCAAATACCTTCTTTTTACACATCGGAGTTTGATTCTCCGCTCTGACTTCATGGTCGTTCTGAGGAAAAAAGTTTTCTGGTTCAAGTAAATAAATTACCCAGCATCAATATCCTTCAATTTGTTGCTTTGTTAATTGAACTTAGAGATGTAACCAACATAACACACCAACTACCTCAGATACACATAGATTAGGTTATCTAATCATATCCTTATCGACATTAAATTTATCAAACCGAAGTGCCAGAATAGTTACCTAGGTGATCAAATAGTGCTATAGGACACCCATCATCAATGACAAGACAGAACCATTCCAAAAACATGCCGTCAGTGAAATTTACCGAAACTTTTGCTTGGTAAAGTTTAGCCACTCCGGCATCAACTGCCTCCAATGTTATAACATATAGGCTGCTAATTCCTGTGCACAGAAGCCTATGTGCAGTCATAACTCTCACAAACTGCAGTTGCGCATTCTAAAAGAGAACCAAAAAtactttatttcaaaataaaataaaataaactaaacAATTACAAAACCTATTAACAGATCATAAAAGAACTAACATTAGCCTAAAGCTATCATTAGTCTAAACAATTGCACTTTACTGAAAAAAAGCACAATGCTTTTAAACAACTAACATTCACCTAAAGGTATCATTAATCTAATAAGTTGCATTTTACCGAAAAAGTATTAAGCTTTAAACAACTAACATTTGCCTAAAGTACCTAAAGCTTTCATTAATCTCATAATGCTATCAATGCGATACCTTTCACTTGTTGAACTCTTCCATGGCGAAACGGGCAGGCTCTAATCCTCCTAAGTCCATATAATAATCAGATACCTgttcaaatcaaaccaaaagaaaaaaaaagaaaaaagaaaaaaagaagaagcagaattATACTCCTAAACAAAAATGTGAAGGCAAAAGCAGAAGAGCAATTCCAGTGTTGGTTATTTACCTTAAGCTCTTTCTTTTTGCTTTCATGGCTTCCATAATCGAATCGGTGACGGAAGTAATGACCAGCAGGAAACCCCGAAACGGCGTCGTCTTGGTGATTGGGGTTTTTGTCTATGGCTGAGCTCGCAAAAGCCCTAAGCATCAGAATTCCACTTCTGTTCTTGTGAATAGATTTAGTCGCCAGCTTTGCGAGTGCAGAACGAATCGCCATAGCCATGTCCACAGTTTGGAGAAGATATGGCGTAAAAAGAGACGGATGGAATAGAAGGTTAGGAACAGCAAACCCCTaaactagaagaagaagaagttcaaGCCCGAACACAATGAAGAAAAGTAAAGGAACGTAAGGCTGCGAGCCCATCCTAGGAAATGGGCTTAAAGCTGGTTTTTAAGTTTTAGAGCTGTACTTGTGTACGGTGTACCATAAAGTTGGGgataggcctcatcatttagcccttcgACCCTAAACCCGCTTGgcccgtagggccgaagcccgacttggcccttgcattagggcgggccggccctaccctattagggtagggtaaggttcatgcaaatgaagcccggccctaccctacggccagGCCCGGCCCTTTTAGCCTACCCAATTAAGTcttaataattttctattttttaaatatatttatctttagtctataacatacaacttatctcttttttgtaattgatttcctaagctttattttctttcatttttgtttcctttgttaaacaacaattaattttgggagatttaggcttagtttgggattgctgtgctgtgaggggaagcacttccaaacttgctgtgagaggaagcacttccgaacttgtt
Coding sequences:
- the LOC112173167 gene encoding uncharacterized protein LOC112173167, whose protein sequence is MMGLVPVLGKLRNNLIAVNRRSIADNVIKASNNLNSGHQEHKPWLHPDPCIRSLLRKFSLPTCKELWTDWTPNKQFTYGQLWTQLLSPLVTFDPPESTHRRLMDDDPQITATAAFAVAEFNKQKNAQLRFIRAVKGFRSCFDYFLTMEAVDAHAVRTYQALVKEKRMHPYEPFKVHEPFKVLLFGLVADNGNGNLLNLIDNRRNGLYGECLYDDRGFTTTVGDYKLEAPMKAKRCSLEGEILSSLHMLQVQKGSGCCRRS
- the LOC112173168 gene encoding uncharacterized protein LOC112173168, producing MAIRSVLGKLPKICEYERLMIGTYEGIKRNKALTALCPFRVHENHVPVPVKDQIKTQGLIYHMELGGLGPARFAVEEFNKQKKSQLQFVRVVKFLRVDRSCRMNLQRWDLNSCHCLYALILEAIDAAGVVKFYQACVRLHDLTEGLWLEEFLVFSDNGDERMRLYHHLDNFYAGLHDEHIIPGKGEVAA
- the LOC112173029 gene encoding uncharacterized protein LOC112173029 isoform X1; translated protein: MTAHRLLCTGISSLYVITLEAVDAGVAKLYQAKVSVNFTDGMFLEWFCLVIDDGCPIALFDHLENFFPQNDHEVRAENQTPMCKKKGLNCSNNSCIKLCHIEPAYDLSNNDQMQRFGHWAVKMFNEEKNAELQFVRVVSGSKLLREDFFYLTLQAAEAGVMKIYQAELFLPGKKKITHPNSRLNLFGHVVDSGRLSILIDKRHEECTKEILVSEDIITANQQGYCRYKDVDNFIPAFLRY
- the LOC112173029 gene encoding uncharacterized protein LOC112173029 isoform X2, whose translation is MFLEWFCLVIDDGCPIALFDHLENFFPQNDHEVRAENQTPMCKKKGLNCSNNSCIKLCHIEPAYDLSNNDQMQRFGHWAVKMFNEEKNAELQFVRVVSGSKLLREDFFYLTLQAAEAGVMKIYQAELFLPGKKKITHPNSRLNLFGHVVDSGRLSILIDKRHEECTKEILVSEDIITANQQGYCRYKDVDNFIPAFLRY